In one window of Lewinella sp. 4G2 DNA:
- a CDS encoding phosphoribosyltransferase encodes MASASQTSVQLHEHVFEPFLTPEMIQERVTQLGQELAFRMAGGEPTFLIMLKGAFVFAADLIRASRLNGEIGFVRTQSYRGTETTGKIRMHLAPEPALVTGKDVILIEDIVDSGYTMQAFLPKLEELNPNSITLVTLLHKPEAQQVDVKIDLAGFVIPPKFVVGYGLDYDGIGRQLPGIYQIAENF; translated from the coding sequence ATGGCCTCCGCTAGTCAGACTTCCGTACAACTCCACGAGCATGTTTTCGAGCCGTTTCTCACCCCGGAGATGATCCAGGAGCGCGTGACGCAACTCGGCCAGGAGCTAGCCTTTCGCATGGCGGGCGGCGAGCCAACCTTCCTCATCATGCTCAAGGGCGCCTTCGTTTTCGCGGCCGACCTCATTCGTGCTTCCCGGCTGAACGGTGAGATTGGCTTCGTCCGCACCCAGAGCTATCGGGGCACGGAGACGACCGGCAAGATCCGCATGCACCTCGCCCCGGAGCCCGCCCTCGTTACTGGTAAGGACGTGATTTTGATCGAGGACATCGTCGATAGCGGCTACACCATGCAGGCTTTTTTGCCCAAACTGGAGGAGCTTAACCCCAATTCCATCACCCTCGTAACCTTGCTCCACAAGCCGGAGGCGCAGCAGGTGGACGTCAAAATCGACCTGGCGGGATTTGTGATTCCCCCCAAATTCGTCGTTGGTTACGGCCTCGATTACGATGGGATTGGCCGCCAATTGCCCGGTATTTACCAAATTGCCGAAAATTTCTGA
- a CDS encoding M28 family peptidase, producing MTKLQFSSAGRQLAIVKTAVFILVFFSGATQLTAQQSDAFALKKIHDQALTEGDCYDWLRHLTKSVGPRLSGSAGADRAVRDMKALMDTLGFDRVYLQPCTVPRWERGAPATASVISGPNGLAPKALSVVSLGNTLGTGPRGVAGTVIEVRGLDELRALDRATVAGSIVFLNTPMDPALRNTFAAYGAAAGSRVFGLVEAAKLGAVAVLVRSLTTRRDDNPHTGAVATEEGVDRIPALGLSTNDSDWLSAQIIQGEVKVELKSYGRDLEPVTSYNVIGEVTGSEYPDEIILVGGHLDSWDLGEGAHDDGTGVVHALQVLPLLEKIGHRPLRTFRCVLFMNEENGLAGGKAYWKASDEAGEFHLAAIESDRGGFTPRGFSAQGREDVFTSHFSRVNEWLPLLEPYGLAFQRGGSGADISGLIGQGGLLLGFLPDSQRYFDFHHTNVDVFEAVNQRELELGAAAITSLVYLIDQHGLR from the coding sequence ATGACCAAGCTCCAATTCTCGTCGGCGGGCCGACAACTTGCCATCGTAAAAACGGCTGTTTTCATACTCGTATTTTTTAGTGGTGCAACGCAATTAACCGCGCAGCAGAGCGATGCATTTGCCCTCAAAAAGATCCACGATCAAGCCCTGACCGAAGGGGATTGCTACGATTGGCTGCGCCACCTTACTAAATCCGTCGGCCCACGCCTATCGGGTTCCGCCGGGGCGGACCGGGCGGTCCGGGATATGAAAGCGCTGATGGATACCCTCGGTTTTGACCGCGTTTACCTACAGCCCTGCACCGTCCCGCGCTGGGAACGCGGTGCTCCGGCTACGGCTAGCGTCATCAGTGGCCCCAACGGTTTGGCGCCTAAAGCGCTAAGCGTCGTCAGCCTGGGGAATACGCTGGGCACCGGGCCGCGGGGCGTCGCCGGGACGGTCATCGAAGTACGCGGGCTGGACGAACTGCGTGCTCTTGATCGAGCCACTGTCGCCGGAAGCATCGTATTTCTTAATACACCCATGGACCCCGCCCTCCGCAACACTTTTGCCGCTTACGGAGCAGCGGCCGGCTCCCGCGTTTTCGGTCTCGTCGAGGCCGCTAAACTTGGCGCGGTTGCGGTACTCGTCCGCAGCCTGACGACCCGGCGCGACGATAATCCACACACCGGTGCGGTGGCCACCGAAGAAGGTGTGGACCGCATCCCCGCTCTCGGCCTGAGTACCAATGATTCCGACTGGCTCTCCGCCCAAATCATTCAGGGGGAAGTGAAAGTTGAGCTTAAATCCTACGGGCGCGACCTGGAGCCGGTAACGAGCTACAACGTGATTGGCGAAGTGACCGGTAGTGAATACCCCGATGAGATCATCCTCGTCGGCGGCCATCTCGATAGCTGGGATCTCGGCGAAGGCGCTCACGACGATGGCACTGGGGTCGTCCATGCGCTCCAGGTCTTACCCCTACTGGAAAAAATCGGCCACCGCCCGCTCCGCACCTTTCGCTGCGTTTTGTTCATGAACGAAGAGAACGGCCTCGCCGGTGGCAAAGCTTACTGGAAGGCCAGTGATGAGGCCGGGGAGTTTCACCTCGCCGCCATCGAAAGCGACCGGGGCGGGTTCACACCACGCGGCTTCAGCGCCCAGGGGCGAGAGGATGTATTCACCAGCCACTTCAGCCGCGTTAATGAGTGGCTCCCTTTATTAGAACCTTACGGCCTGGCCTTCCAACGCGGAGGCTCCGGCGCTGATATCAGCGGGCTCATCGGTCAGGGAGGGCTACTGCTTGGTTTTCTACCGGACTCCCAACGCTACTTTGATTTCCACCACACGAACGTGGACGTCTTCGAAGCCGTTAACCAGAGAGAATTAGAATTGGGCGCCGCCGCCATCACTTCACTTGTATACTTAATCGACCAACATGGCCTCCGCTAG
- a CDS encoding homogentisate 1,2-dioxygenase, producing MPIYHHLGKFPQKRHTQFRQPDGSLYHEQLFGTIGFDGMSSLLYHLRRPTQVKDIVSSVDVTPKIAEGKHVKSRKMVGFNVAPADDLLEARKILLVNDSVAIGVAAPRQSLTDYFYKNADADEMIFVHRGTGTLRTLVGNIPFEYGDYLIIPRGMIYQIEFDGADNRLFFAESKDPIYTPKRYRNHFGQLLEHSPFCERDLKLPQDLETHDATGEFRMKIKKQGVLHELIYASHPFDVVGWDGYNFPYGFSIHNFEPITGRVHQPPPVHQTFETKSFVICSFVPRLYDYHPQSIPAPYNHSNIDSDEVLYYVDGDFMSRTGIGPGYISLHPGGIPHGPHPGTYEGSIGHTGTEELAVMIDTFAPLKITEAGMGIDDGKYYQSWLS from the coding sequence ATGCCCATCTACCACCACCTCGGAAAGTTCCCGCAGAAGCGCCACACCCAGTTCCGCCAGCCGGATGGCTCGCTATACCACGAGCAATTGTTCGGGACAATTGGCTTTGACGGCATGTCCTCCCTTCTCTACCACCTCCGTCGGCCAACGCAGGTGAAGGATATCGTAAGTAGTGTGGACGTGACGCCCAAAATCGCCGAAGGCAAGCACGTGAAGAGCCGTAAAATGGTGGGCTTCAACGTAGCGCCGGCGGATGACCTCCTGGAAGCCCGGAAGATCCTACTCGTCAACGACAGTGTGGCCATCGGGGTAGCAGCGCCGCGGCAATCACTGACGGATTACTTCTACAAGAATGCGGATGCCGATGAGATGATTTTTGTCCACCGCGGCACGGGTACCCTCCGCACGCTCGTGGGAAATATCCCATTTGAGTACGGGGACTACCTCATTATCCCCCGCGGAATGATCTATCAGATCGAGTTTGACGGAGCGGATAACCGACTGTTCTTCGCCGAATCCAAAGACCCGATCTACACGCCCAAACGTTACCGCAATCACTTCGGGCAACTGCTGGAACATTCCCCCTTTTGCGAACGGGATCTCAAATTACCGCAGGACCTGGAGACCCACGACGCGACGGGAGAATTCCGGATGAAGATCAAAAAGCAGGGCGTACTTCACGAGTTGATTTACGCCAGCCACCCTTTCGACGTGGTGGGCTGGGATGGCTACAACTTCCCCTACGGGTTCTCGATCCACAACTTTGAACCGATCACGGGGCGCGTCCACCAGCCACCGCCGGTGCACCAGACTTTTGAGACGAAGTCATTCGTCATCTGCTCCTTCGTACCGCGGTTGTACGATTACCACCCGCAGTCGATCCCGGCACCCTACAACCACAGTAACATCGATTCGGACGAGGTGCTTTACTACGTGGATGGCGACTTCATGAGCCGGACCGGTATTGGGCCAGGTTACATCTCCCTGCACCCCGGCGGCATCCCCCACGGCCCGCACCCGGGGACGTACGAGGGCAGCATTGGCCACACCGGCACCGAGGAATTGGCAGTGATGATCGATACCTTCGCTCCGCTCAAGATCACCGAAGCGGGAATGGGGATTGACGACGGTAAGTACTACCAATCCTGGCTGTCTTAG
- the fahA gene encoding fumarylacetoacetase: MRQSSSHALLWGIFSNGNESPRVGLASGDHILDMAAVAELGLFNFDVSVFYEDHLNPFIALGKEITNGALSQVQSWLDEPGAGPLADPSLWVDRKTATVHLPVRVGDYTDFYSSIEHATNVGKLFRDPENALLPNWRHLPVGYHGRSSSIVVSGTDIRRPHGQVKPNHYDAPKFEPTSRLDFELEMGFIIGKDSELGKPISTAEAPDYIFGLALFNDWSARDIQKWEYVPLGPFLGKNFASTLSAWIVPYETLEPFRVPGPKQDPEVLDYLQYEGNHNYDVHLEVTLTPAGGEPTVISRSNYKYMYWNMLQQLAHHTVNGCNVRVGDLLASGTISGKDAMSYGSLLELSDGGRKDIVLKDGTIRRWIEDGDTVTFRGWMERGGLRVEFGEVVGRIV; the protein is encoded by the coding sequence ATGCGCCAATCCTCCAGCCACGCCCTCCTTTGGGGTATTTTTTCCAACGGTAACGAATCCCCCCGCGTGGGTTTGGCCTCCGGCGACCACATCCTCGACATGGCGGCCGTCGCCGAATTGGGTCTCTTCAACTTCGACGTCAGCGTCTTTTACGAGGACCACCTCAATCCCTTCATCGCCCTCGGCAAGGAGATCACCAACGGGGCGCTGTCGCAGGTGCAAAGCTGGTTGGACGAACCGGGCGCCGGCCCTTTAGCTGACCCTTCCCTGTGGGTAGATCGGAAAACGGCAACCGTCCACCTCCCGGTAAGGGTAGGGGATTACACAGACTTCTACTCCAGTATCGAGCACGCCACGAACGTAGGTAAACTCTTCCGCGATCCGGAAAACGCCCTGCTGCCCAATTGGCGCCACCTCCCGGTGGGTTACCACGGGCGGTCCTCCTCCATCGTCGTTTCCGGGACGGACATCCGCCGGCCCCACGGTCAGGTAAAGCCGAACCACTACGACGCGCCAAAATTCGAACCCACCTCCCGGCTGGATTTTGAGTTGGAGATGGGTTTCATCATCGGTAAGGATTCGGAACTGGGAAAGCCAATCTCCACCGCCGAAGCTCCGGACTACATTTTTGGACTAGCCCTCTTCAATGATTGGTCCGCGCGGGATATCCAGAAGTGGGAGTACGTTCCCCTGGGCCCCTTCCTCGGTAAAAACTTCGCCTCTACGCTGTCGGCCTGGATTGTTCCCTACGAGACGCTGGAACCCTTCCGCGTTCCCGGCCCCAAACAAGATCCGGAAGTACTGGACTACCTACAGTATGAAGGCAATCATAACTACGACGTCCACCTGGAAGTCACCCTCACCCCCGCCGGTGGGGAGCCGACGGTGATCTCCCGTTCCAACTACAAATACATGTACTGGAATATGCTGCAGCAGTTGGCTCACCATACGGTAAACGGGTGCAACGTCCGCGTCGGCGACCTATTGGCGTCAGGAACGATCTCGGGTAAAGACGCCATGAGCTACGGCTCTTTATTAGAGTTAAGCGATGGTGGGCGGAAGGATATCGTATTAAAAGACGGTACCATTCGCCGGTGGATTGAGGATGGGGATACGGTGACTTTCCGTGGATGGATGGAGCGGGGTGGGTTGCGGGTTGAGTTTGGGGAAGTTGTTGGGCGGATTGTGTGA
- the gcvP gene encoding aminomethyl-transferring glycine dehydrogenase, which produces MPALTPRHDQFAHRHLGPDAGELTAMLDVVGVESLDELMEQTVPANIRDHKALDVPAAVSEYYYLQHLKGIAAKNKVFRSFIGMGYYNTITPSVILRNVFSNPGWYTQYTPYQAEIAQGRLESLLNYQTMVSDLTGLPIANASLLDEGTAAAEAMTMFFAARNKRTKGDAVATFLVSDQVLPQTIAVLKTRAEPLNIKVDVRPVAGFTFGKEEVFGILLQYPGANGRVEDHRAVVEQAKAANAFTIVAADLLALTLLTPPGEWGADAVVGNSQRFGVPMGFGGPHAAYFATTEKYKRQIPGRIIGVSQDRHGKYALRMALQTREQHIRREKATSNICTAQALLANMAGFYATYHGAEGLKAIAKRTHHFTALFADALTAGGFTLAGNEFFDTLHVEASPEKVAQIKARSQAEGYNFYYPVEGGIRISFDETVATTDLKAVCRIFGVNLDYQGANLTEDGGIEGVEDRLPASLLRSSDYLTHPNFKNHRTETQMMRYLKRLENKDLSLCHSMIPLGSCTMKLNAATQLIPVSWSEFADLHPFAPIAQAQGYKQIFSELERDLAEICGFTDCSLQPNSGASGEYAGLLVIRAYHHDRGDFHRNVAIIPESAHGTNPASAVMAGMEVVVVKSDEAGNIDIEDLKLKVDENRDNLSALMITYPSTYGVFETGVVEICELVHEAGGMVYMDGANMNAQVGLTSPGRIGADVCHLNLHKTFAIPHGGGGPGMGPICCNEKLAPFLPGHPLQETGGQKASTAVSAAPWGSASILLISYAYIRMLGAKGLKAASEYAILNANYIAKRIEKSYTVLFQGEQGRSAHELIIDLRPLKSVMGAADLAKRLIDYGFHAPTLSWPVAGTVMIEPTESESQDELDRFCDALIAIREEADAIARGDADAEDNVLLNAPHTIAEISADEWTHAYSREQAAFPLPYLREGYKFWPSVGRVDDGYGDRNFICTCPPIEAYQG; this is translated from the coding sequence ATGCCCGCTCTTACCCCCCGCCACGACCAATTTGCTCACCGCCACCTTGGTCCCGACGCCGGAGAGCTGACGGCCATGCTGGACGTCGTCGGTGTCGAGTCCCTCGACGAACTGATGGAGCAGACCGTGCCCGCCAACATTCGTGACCACAAGGCGCTGGACGTGCCCGCCGCCGTGAGCGAATACTACTACCTACAGCACCTAAAGGGGATTGCGGCTAAGAACAAAGTCTTCCGCTCCTTCATCGGGATGGGCTACTACAATACGATAACGCCGAGCGTGATCCTGCGCAATGTGTTCTCTAATCCGGGTTGGTACACTCAGTACACGCCCTACCAGGCGGAGATCGCCCAGGGGCGCCTGGAGTCGCTGCTGAACTACCAGACGATGGTGAGCGACCTAACGGGCCTCCCCATCGCCAACGCTTCCCTGCTCGACGAAGGCACCGCCGCCGCCGAGGCCATGACCATGTTCTTCGCCGCCCGCAACAAGCGTACGAAGGGCGATGCCGTGGCAACCTTTTTGGTATCTGACCAGGTGCTGCCCCAGACGATCGCCGTCCTCAAAACCCGGGCCGAGCCACTGAACATTAAGGTGGACGTCCGGCCGGTCGCTGGCTTTACTTTTGGTAAGGAAGAAGTATTCGGCATCCTTCTGCAGTACCCCGGCGCCAATGGCCGGGTAGAGGATCATCGCGCAGTGGTTGAGCAGGCCAAAGCTGCGAACGCCTTTACCATCGTAGCGGCGGACCTACTGGCATTGACCCTCCTGACGCCTCCCGGAGAATGGGGAGCGGATGCCGTCGTCGGTAACTCCCAGCGTTTCGGGGTACCGATGGGCTTCGGTGGGCCGCACGCCGCCTACTTCGCTACGACGGAGAAATACAAGCGCCAGATTCCTGGCCGCATCATTGGCGTGAGCCAGGACCGCCACGGGAAGTATGCCCTGCGCATGGCTCTGCAGACGCGGGAGCAACACATCCGCCGGGAAAAGGCTACATCCAACATCTGTACCGCCCAGGCACTGCTGGCTAATATGGCCGGCTTCTACGCGACCTACCACGGCGCGGAAGGCCTCAAGGCTATTGCGAAGCGGACCCACCACTTCACCGCCCTCTTCGCCGATGCATTGACGGCCGGTGGATTTACCCTCGCCGGAAATGAGTTCTTCGATACCCTCCACGTGGAGGCCAGCCCCGAAAAGGTGGCCCAGATCAAGGCGCGCAGCCAGGCGGAAGGGTACAACTTTTACTACCCCGTTGAAGGTGGTATCCGCATCAGTTTCGACGAAACGGTTGCGACAACGGACCTAAAGGCCGTCTGCCGCATCTTCGGTGTCAACCTCGACTACCAGGGAGCCAATCTGACTGAAGACGGAGGTATTGAGGGCGTGGAGGATCGCCTTCCCGCCAGCCTGCTCCGGTCGTCAGACTACCTGACCCACCCCAACTTCAAGAACCACCGGACGGAGACGCAGATGATGCGCTACCTGAAGCGCCTGGAGAATAAGGACCTCAGCCTCTGCCACAGCATGATCCCGCTAGGTAGCTGTACGATGAAGTTGAACGCGGCAACGCAACTGATTCCTGTTTCCTGGTCCGAATTTGCGGATCTCCACCCGTTCGCGCCGATTGCGCAGGCCCAGGGCTACAAGCAGATCTTTAGTGAACTGGAACGTGATCTGGCGGAGATCTGTGGCTTTACGGATTGCTCCCTCCAGCCCAATTCCGGAGCTAGTGGTGAATACGCGGGCTTACTTGTCATTCGGGCTTACCACCACGATCGGGGCGACTTCCACCGGAACGTCGCCATTATTCCTGAATCCGCCCACGGCACCAACCCCGCTAGCGCCGTCATGGCTGGTATGGAGGTCGTTGTCGTAAAGTCCGACGAAGCGGGTAACATCGACATTGAAGACCTCAAATTGAAGGTGGACGAGAACCGGGACAATCTCTCTGCGCTCATGATCACTTACCCCAGTACCTACGGGGTATTTGAAACTGGGGTAGTCGAGATCTGCGAACTCGTTCACGAAGCTGGTGGCATGGTCTACATGGATGGTGCCAACATGAACGCTCAGGTTGGCCTGACGAGCCCGGGCCGGATTGGCGCGGACGTTTGCCACCTCAACCTCCACAAGACTTTTGCCATCCCGCACGGCGGTGGTGGCCCCGGAATGGGCCCGATTTGCTGTAATGAGAAGCTTGCGCCCTTCCTGCCCGGGCACCCGCTGCAGGAGACGGGTGGGCAAAAAGCCTCGACGGCTGTCTCTGCGGCTCCGTGGGGATCGGCTTCCATTTTGCTGATCAGTTACGCATACATCCGGATGCTCGGTGCGAAGGGCTTGAAGGCGGCTAGCGAATACGCCATCCTGAACGCCAACTACATCGCCAAGCGGATTGAGAAGAGCTACACCGTTCTCTTCCAGGGTGAGCAGGGCCGCAGTGCGCACGAACTCATTATTGATCTGCGCCCGCTCAAATCCGTAATGGGTGCGGCGGACCTCGCCAAGCGCTTGATCGATTACGGCTTCCATGCCCCCACCCTCTCCTGGCCCGTGGCCGGTACGGTGATGATCGAGCCCACCGAGAGTGAATCTCAGGACGAACTCGACCGCTTCTGTGATGCGCTGATCGCGATCCGCGAAGAAGCCGACGCCATTGCGCGGGGAGACGCCGATGCAGAGGATAACGTGCTGCTCAATGCTCCCCACACCATCGCGGAGATCTCCGCTGATGAGTGGACGCACGCTTATTCCCGGGAGCAGGCAGCCTTCCCACTACCTTACTTGCGGGAGGGGTACAAATTCTGGCCTTCCGTTGGCCGCGTGGATGACGGGTACGGGGACCGGAACTTTATTTGTACTTGCCCGCCGATTGAGGCGTATCAGGGGTAG
- a CDS encoding Uma2 family endonuclease, which produces MGQPKLAKVPFEDYLTIERRDDMRYAYIDGEIFSMAGGTIQHTRICSNAHGVLRDVTRKTGTCEPFTSEMKIEVKARGKYFYPDAGLACPEYVESKHLTGAIVNPKLIVEVTSKESAGYDNSEKFRAYWSIPSVHEYILIEQEQPRVTIYRRRNDLMKMDHYEGLDAVVPLESVEGELRLADIYEKVRFEEEA; this is translated from the coding sequence ATGGGACAACCAAAATTAGCTAAAGTACCTTTCGAAGACTACCTCACCATCGAGCGAAGGGATGATATGCGTTATGCGTACATCGATGGCGAGATTTTCAGCATGGCGGGCGGGACGATACAGCATACCAGGATTTGCAGTAATGCTCACGGAGTATTACGTGATGTAACGAGAAAAACTGGAACTTGCGAACCATTTACTTCAGAAATGAAAATAGAAGTAAAAGCCCGCGGCAAATACTTCTACCCCGACGCTGGTTTAGCCTGCCCTGAGTACGTTGAATCAAAGCACCTCACCGGTGCGATCGTTAATCCAAAACTGATTGTGGAAGTAACCAGCAAAGAAAGTGCGGGCTACGATAACTCCGAAAAGTTTCGTGCTTATTGGTCAATTCCATCCGTTCACGAATACATCCTGATCGAGCAGGAGCAGCCACGCGTCACCATTTACCGCAGACGTAATGATCTGATGAAGATGGACCATTACGAGGGGCTGGACGCCGTCGTACCGCTCGAAAGCGTTGAAGGCGAATTGAGGCTGGCTGATATTTATGAGAAGGTTAGGTTTGAGGAGGAGGCGTAG
- a CDS encoding DUF3368 domain-containing protein, which translates to MIVVSDTSAISNLYQIGLIDVLKDLYGQIVISPGVHHELSRVQAQADFLFETDWIIVKHPTDQLLLKKLLDQLDLGESESIVLAIELKAEYLIIDERLGRSIATEYGIQITGILGVLIQAKKLGLIDNVSDKITALREIGLWLNDKLIKHVLDSLGEI; encoded by the coding sequence ATGATTGTAGTCAGTGACACATCAGCCATCAGTAACCTATACCAGATTGGACTAATCGATGTACTGAAAGACCTTTATGGACAAATCGTAATATCTCCGGGTGTTCATCACGAATTGTCAAGAGTACAAGCACAGGCAGATTTTCTTTTTGAGACTGATTGGATTATCGTAAAACACCCCACTGACCAACTCCTACTCAAAAAGTTATTGGATCAACTGGACCTTGGAGAATCTGAATCCATCGTCCTGGCAATAGAGTTAAAAGCAGAGTACCTGATAATAGATGAGCGGTTAGGAAGGAGCATTGCCACTGAATACGGTATCCAGATCACAGGAATTTTAGGCGTGCTAATTCAAGCAAAAAAATTAGGGCTAATTGATAACGTCTCCGATAAAATTACCGCCCTCAGAGAGATTGGATTGTGGCTCAACGATAAGTTGATTAAGCACGTCCTTGATTCATTGGGAGAAATTTGA
- a CDS encoding UPF0175 family protein, producing the protein MALVISDTLLENLDTTANNLLIDLACFLYEKQQMSFGKCRELSGLNHLEFQKELGKRKIFQHYDEDDLKSDLENLGIDL; encoded by the coding sequence ATGGCCTTAGTCATCTCGGACACCTTACTAGAGAACTTAGACACTACGGCAAACAATTTGCTCATCGACCTAGCCTGCTTCTTGTACGAAAAGCAACAAATGAGCTTTGGTAAGTGTCGGGAATTATCTGGCTTAAATCATCTGGAATTCCAAAAGGAACTGGGCAAAAGAAAGATCTTTCAGCATTACGATGAAGACGATTTGAAATCTGATCTTGAGAACCTGGGAATTGACCTATGA
- a CDS encoding Crp/Fnr family transcriptional regulator: MHPYRAFIHRYQPITNEEWARIADLLVRREITAGDVLLQEGKVCRHVWFLERGLMRYAVDDVGTEVTKFFTVAPYCFTSQRSFNTRQPAEESIVALEDGMLWQLSKDDVESLFALPGWSAFVRALTQEVQFFTEEILLDLQRKSAEDRYRTLLSTGDPLLERVPLKFLASYLGIAPQSLSRIRKKIAAAGRS, encoded by the coding sequence ATGCACCCCTACCGCGCCTTCATCCATCGCTACCAACCGATCACGAACGAGGAATGGGCACGGATAGCGGACCTCCTCGTTAGGCGCGAGATTACTGCCGGCGATGTACTGCTACAGGAAGGAAAAGTATGCCGCCACGTCTGGTTCCTGGAACGGGGGTTGATGCGCTACGCAGTGGACGATGTCGGAACGGAGGTCACCAAGTTCTTCACCGTAGCGCCCTACTGTTTCACTTCTCAGCGCAGCTTTAACACCCGCCAGCCGGCGGAAGAATCCATCGTTGCTCTTGAGGACGGTATGCTGTGGCAACTCTCCAAGGACGACGTTGAGTCCCTATTTGCCCTGCCGGGTTGGAGCGCCTTCGTGCGGGCCCTTACCCAGGAGGTACAATTTTTTACCGAAGAGATCCTTCTCGACCTCCAGCGTAAATCTGCTGAGGACCGATACCGAACCCTCCTTAGTACAGGGGACCCACTACTGGAGAGAGTCCCACTCAAGTTCCTGGCCTCCTATTTAGGTATTGCACCCCAATCGCTAAGTCGCATCCGAAAAAAGATCGCCGCCGCGGGTAGAAGTTAA
- a CDS encoding SRPBCC family protein — translation MPTSKTSPPERPAEPTNRHFWHSVTTTASSAAVWRVWSDVANWKNWDEGLSAAELDGPFEAGARGTLVTDGRKVAFQIVTAMPESSYTVLTPLPLGQLFVRRSYAPATDGGPGGKITHEVWFAGLSAPLFTWILGRKFRPMLPGIVENVSKIATAL, via the coding sequence ATGCCTACTAGTAAGACTTCCCCACCCGAGCGACCAGCTGAACCCACCAATCGCCACTTCTGGCACAGCGTCACCACTACGGCTAGTAGTGCCGCTGTCTGGCGGGTCTGGTCCGACGTAGCCAACTGGAAAAATTGGGACGAAGGCCTCTCCGCCGCCGAGCTGGACGGCCCCTTCGAAGCCGGCGCCCGTGGGACCCTGGTCACGGATGGCCGTAAGGTGGCCTTCCAAATCGTGACCGCAATGCCAGAATCCAGTTACACCGTACTGACACCACTACCTTTAGGGCAATTGTTTGTCCGGCGCTCCTACGCTCCAGCAACTGATGGTGGACCGGGAGGGAAGATCACCCACGAAGTCTGGTTCGCCGGCCTTTCGGCCCCGCTCTTCACCTGGATACTAGGTCGGAAGTTTCGCCCAATGCTACCTGGTATTGTTGAAAACGTAAGTAAAATTGCCACGGCCTTATGA
- a CDS encoding DUF2391 family protein, which yields MAKLIDISPLDKVVQYDDEPAKLYRIEIRDLSRGLCGALFLALPLHYTMEMWSRARSIPPYLMLSIILVGYLLNVGYCYYSNFKDKPARQSPWWDALESIGIGLFASAATLFLTDQLTYQMSWSVIISCIAITSVPTGFGASLAKSQLSAGGDRDLTKGWSQDKKKLIACLLGGIMFAFNVGATQEPTVISTSINAWQIIGLILFSLFVSYLMVFMTDFETQKDDEGTILGPEWAEMTICYSVSLIASAALLFMFGYLSGDTPFNLSATWVVVLGYATTLGGSAGRLVI from the coding sequence GTGGCCAAACTTATAGACATCTCCCCCCTCGATAAAGTCGTTCAGTACGACGACGAGCCGGCTAAACTGTACCGGATCGAGATCCGTGACCTTTCGCGTGGCCTTTGCGGGGCGCTGTTTTTAGCCCTCCCGCTACACTATACGATGGAGATGTGGTCGCGTGCGCGGTCAATCCCGCCTTACCTGATGCTATCCATCATCCTGGTAGGATACCTGCTCAACGTTGGGTACTGCTACTATAGTAACTTTAAGGATAAACCCGCCCGGCAATCGCCCTGGTGGGATGCCCTTGAAAGCATCGGCATCGGGCTTTTCGCCAGCGCCGCAACCTTATTTCTGACGGACCAACTTACTTACCAAATGAGTTGGAGCGTGATTATTTCCTGCATTGCCATCACGTCCGTTCCGACGGGGTTCGGGGCCAGTTTGGCCAAGAGCCAGCTTAGTGCAGGTGGAGATCGGGACTTAACCAAAGGGTGGTCGCAGGACAAGAAGAAACTCATCGCCTGCCTGCTGGGAGGCATCATGTTCGCCTTCAATGTTGGCGCCACACAGGAGCCTACGGTGATCAGTACCTCCATCAATGCATGGCAGATTATTGGTTTAATTCTATTCTCTCTCTTCGTGAGTTACCTAATGGTTTTCATGACGGACTTCGAAACACAGAAGGATGATGAGGGTACAATTCTGGGCCCCGAATGGGCTGAAATGACAATCTGTTACTCCGTCTCCCTAATCGCCAGCGCCGCACTGCTCTTCATGTTCGGTTATCTATCCGGAGATACGCCCTTTAATCTGTCCGCTACGTGGGTGGTTGTATTGGGCTATGCAACCACGCTCGGTGGGTCCGCCGGGCGGCTCGTGATTTAA